In one window of Thermodesulfobacteriota bacterium DNA:
- a CDS encoding polysaccharide biosynthesis/export family protein — MTGCISAAPGSTIPDPPKNNPSVRTTNKDIENLNEKITSKSFKSGTAPSSKSVTDDYLIGPGDLLEVAVYGSDDLNDQVRVNSFGMVSYPLLGEVEVGGLSTSQAEEKIEGLLGEKYIRDPHVNVFIKEYRSKHVAVLGAVRNPGNFELLKKGRLIDALALAGGLSDTASEFIYLARGGEDKLIEIDLEEVDKGNLELLELPIQVGDTIYVPEAGVYYVNGAVRRPGQFPITPGVTFSQAIQISGGLRSGAKNVRLVRYENGRQDIIPVDLKAIESGAEQDIPLQDRDIVIVGQHAIVAFLQQFRMGLNFWPFPFNVSSGVPDVPQ; from the coding sequence ATGACGGGTTGCATAAGCGCGGCTCCAGGATCCACGATTCCAGATCCCCCCAAAAATAATCCAAGCGTACGCACTACGAATAAAGATATAGAAAACTTAAATGAAAAAATAACAAGTAAATCATTCAAAAGTGGCACCGCCCCATCTTCAAAATCAGTGACAGATGATTATTTAATTGGTCCGGGGGATCTTTTGGAGGTCGCAGTATATGGTTCTGATGATTTGAATGATCAGGTAAGGGTAAATTCATTCGGTATGGTTTCATATCCGCTGTTAGGCGAAGTTGAAGTTGGCGGACTCAGTACCTCTCAAGCTGAAGAAAAAATTGAAGGTCTTCTTGGCGAAAAATACATAAGAGACCCTCATGTAAATGTTTTTATTAAAGAATACAGGAGTAAACACGTAGCTGTGCTTGGGGCGGTTAGGAATCCTGGAAATTTCGAGCTATTAAAAAAGGGACGCTTGATTGACGCACTTGCCTTGGCGGGCGGACTTTCAGATACGGCCAGCGAGTTTATATACTTAGCTAGAGGAGGAGAGGACAAACTGATTGAAATTGATCTCGAAGAGGTCGATAAAGGCAATTTGGAGTTATTAGAACTGCCAATACAGGTTGGGGATACAATCTATGTTCCTGAGGCAGGCGTTTACTATGTGAATGGAGCCGTGCGAAGGCCTGGCCAATTCCCGATTACTCCTGGAGTTACTTTTAGTCAGGCTATACAGATTTCTGGGGGATTAAGATCTGGTGCTAAAAACGTGAGACTCGTAAGATATGAAAATGGCCGGCAAGATATCATACCGGTTGATCTTAAGGCTATTGAAAGTGGCGCTGAACAAGACATCCCTCTTCAGGATCGAGATATAGTTATAGTTGGTCAACATGCAATAGTAGCATTTTTACAACAGTTTAGGATGGGACTCAATTTCTGGCCCTTCCCATTTAATGTTTCTAGTGGCGTACCAGATGTACCTCAGTAG